One genomic segment of Paraburkholderia aromaticivorans includes these proteins:
- a CDS encoding transporter substrate-binding domain-containing protein, translating into MKVKRTTAAKAWIGAVIGAAAIFAAPAQAKDWKTVTIALEGGYAPWNLTLPGGKLGGFEPELVANLCERIKLQCNLVAQDWDGMIPGLQAGKFDVLMDAISITPEREKIIAFSKPYAATPATFAVADAKILPKAAPGAGVVKLSGDPKADQPTVDALRKQLKGKTIGIQSGTVYTKFINDGFKDVATIRVYKTSPERDLDLANGRIDASFDDVTYYAANIDKKETASIVMAGPKIGGPIWGPGEGLAFRKQDADLKAKFDTAISAALADGTVKKLSNKWFKTDVTP; encoded by the coding sequence GTGAAAGTGAAGCGCACGACGGCAGCAAAGGCATGGATCGGCGCCGTGATCGGCGCCGCGGCGATTTTCGCGGCACCGGCGCAGGCCAAAGACTGGAAGACGGTAACGATCGCGCTCGAAGGCGGCTACGCACCGTGGAATCTGACCTTGCCGGGCGGCAAGCTGGGCGGCTTCGAACCTGAACTCGTCGCGAACCTGTGCGAGCGCATCAAGCTGCAATGCAACCTCGTGGCGCAAGATTGGGACGGCATGATTCCCGGTCTGCAGGCAGGCAAATTCGATGTCCTGATGGATGCGATCTCGATCACGCCGGAGCGGGAAAAGATCATCGCCTTCTCGAAGCCGTACGCCGCCACGCCTGCTACGTTCGCCGTGGCCGATGCGAAGATTCTGCCGAAGGCCGCGCCGGGCGCGGGCGTCGTCAAGCTGTCGGGTGACCCGAAGGCCGACCAGCCGACTGTCGACGCTTTGCGCAAGCAGTTGAAGGGTAAGACCATCGGCATTCAGTCGGGCACGGTCTACACCAAGTTCATCAATGACGGCTTCAAGGACGTCGCCACGATCCGCGTCTACAAGACGTCGCCCGAGCGCGATCTGGATCTGGCCAACGGCCGCATCGACGCCTCGTTCGACGACGTGACCTACTACGCGGCCAACATCGACAAGAAAGAAACCGCGTCGATCGTGATGGCCGGCCCGAAGATCGGCGGCCCGATCTGGGGCCCGGGTGAAGGTCTGGCGTTCCGCAAGCAGGACGCCGATCTGAAAGCGAAGTTCGACACGGCGATCAGCGCGGCGCTCGCCGACGGCACCGTCAAGAAGCTTTCCAACAAGTGGTTCAAGACCGACGTCACGCCTTGA
- a CDS encoding carbohydrate porin, with protein sequence MKFAHFNGPGAKARPLRDCLPRANAACRSRLAGLPSVRRAALCTAFAWASLSAGAVQAQANPDAAPEAPEADLKIQAAQTNQWTGFWNRQQMLGDIGGLRPWLGKYGVTFTLTETSEVLANLRGGLARGADYDGLTTGTVQLDTQKAFGLPGGLFNVSALQIHGANLSANKLGTLNTASGIEADDATRLWELWYQQSFLNKRIDVKIGQQSIDQEFITSTYSALFVNTMFGWPALPSYDMPSGGPAYPLSALGVRVRGQITPSLTALAGVFDGDPLGNNPDNKSGTNFNLHNGTLFIGELQYAINQPADGEMVAAGGGGLPGTYKVGVWYNNGSFADQRYDNTGLSLANPATSGVAANHRGDYSFYAVADQMVWRPDPDGPRSIGVFARVMGAPGDRNLVSVAANLGVVMKAPFAGRDNDSAGLALTYIKVGNHVNGLDLDSRAFSNGPYGVRTSETTLEATYQYQVNPWWQLQADAQYTFNAGAGQNPNDPAQPLRNTFVIGLRTNINF encoded by the coding sequence ATGAAATTCGCCCATTTCAACGGACCCGGCGCGAAAGCGCGTCCGCTTCGCGATTGTCTGCCCCGCGCCAATGCGGCGTGCCGTTCACGTCTGGCCGGCTTGCCCTCTGTGCGGCGTGCCGCGCTTTGCACGGCGTTCGCCTGGGCTTCGCTGTCCGCCGGCGCGGTCCAGGCTCAAGCCAATCCCGATGCCGCGCCGGAAGCGCCCGAGGCCGACCTGAAGATCCAGGCGGCCCAGACGAATCAGTGGACCGGGTTCTGGAATCGTCAGCAGATGCTCGGCGACATCGGCGGCTTGCGCCCGTGGCTCGGCAAATACGGCGTGACCTTCACGCTCACCGAAACCAGCGAAGTGCTCGCCAACCTGCGCGGCGGCCTCGCGCGCGGCGCCGACTACGACGGCCTGACGACCGGCACCGTGCAACTGGACACGCAAAAGGCATTCGGCTTGCCCGGCGGCCTGTTCAACGTCAGTGCGCTGCAGATTCACGGCGCCAATCTCAGCGCGAACAAACTCGGCACGCTGAATACGGCGAGCGGTATCGAAGCGGACGACGCCACCCGCCTGTGGGAATTGTGGTACCAGCAATCGTTCCTGAACAAGCGCATCGACGTGAAGATCGGTCAGCAAAGTATCGACCAGGAATTCATCACCAGCACGTACTCCGCGCTGTTCGTCAACACGATGTTCGGCTGGCCCGCCCTGCCCTCGTACGACATGCCGTCCGGCGGCCCGGCGTATCCGCTGTCCGCCCTCGGCGTGCGCGTGCGCGGCCAGATCACGCCTTCGTTGACCGCGCTGGCCGGCGTGTTCGACGGCGATCCGCTCGGCAACAACCCGGACAACAAGAGCGGCACCAACTTCAATCTGCACAACGGCACGCTGTTCATCGGCGAATTGCAATATGCGATCAACCAGCCGGCCGACGGCGAAATGGTCGCCGCGGGCGGCGGCGGTTTGCCGGGCACCTACAAGGTCGGTGTCTGGTACAACAACGGCAGCTTCGCGGATCAGCGCTACGACAACACCGGCCTGTCGCTCGCGAATCCGGCCACGAGCGGCGTCGCCGCGAATCATCGCGGCGACTACAGCTTCTACGCCGTGGCCGACCAGATGGTCTGGCGCCCGGACCCGGACGGGCCGCGCAGCATCGGCGTGTTCGCCCGCGTGATGGGCGCGCCCGGCGATCGCAACCTGGTGAGTGTCGCCGCCAACCTCGGCGTGGTGATGAAAGCGCCGTTCGCCGGCCGCGACAACGACAGCGCGGGCCTCGCGCTCACCTACATCAAGGTCGGCAACCACGTGAACGGCCTCGATCTGGATAGCCGTGCGTTCAGCAACGGCCCGTATGGCGTGCGCACCAGCGAAACCACACTCGAGGCGACCTATCAGTATCAGGTCAATCCGTGGTGGCAACTGCAGGCCGACGCCCAATACACGTTCAACGCCGGCGCTGGCCAGAATCCGAACGATCCGGCGCAGCCGCTGCGCAATACGTTCGTCATCGGACTGCGGACCAACATCAACTTCTGA
- a CDS encoding ABC transporter permease has product MHFDFDFLFDTLKQLLGAVPTTLGLFFCSLILGGLLSLVIVTMRVSPHWLPNRFARAYILVFRGSPLLIQMFLVYYGMGQFGVIRESFLWPVLREPYMCAVLSLALCTAGYTAEIIRGGLMAVPVGQIEAGYSIGLSGFALLRRVIGPIALRQCLPAYSTEAVLLVKSTALASLVTVWEVTGVAQQIIQQTYRTTEVFICAALIYLFLNFVIVRLLGLLETRLSRHLRAARPQPAASRAVSGSTEARRAAP; this is encoded by the coding sequence ATGCATTTCGACTTCGACTTTCTGTTCGACACGCTCAAGCAACTGCTCGGGGCCGTGCCGACCACGCTTGGTCTGTTCTTCTGCTCGCTGATTCTCGGCGGCCTGCTCTCGCTCGTGATCGTCACGATGCGCGTGTCGCCGCACTGGCTGCCGAATCGCTTCGCGCGCGCTTATATCCTCGTGTTCCGCGGCTCGCCGCTGCTGATCCAGATGTTCCTCGTGTACTACGGCATGGGCCAGTTCGGCGTGATACGCGAGAGCTTCCTGTGGCCGGTGCTGCGCGAACCCTACATGTGCGCGGTGTTGTCGCTCGCGCTATGCACGGCCGGCTATACCGCCGAGATCATTCGCGGCGGGTTGATGGCCGTGCCGGTCGGTCAGATCGAGGCCGGCTACTCGATCGGCCTGTCGGGCTTCGCGCTGCTGCGCCGCGTGATCGGCCCGATCGCATTGCGCCAGTGCCTGCCGGCGTATTCGACCGAAGCCGTGCTGCTCGTCAAATCGACCGCGCTCGCGAGTCTCGTCACCGTGTGGGAAGTGACCGGCGTCGCGCAGCAGATCATTCAGCAAACCTATCGCACGACGGAAGTCTTCATCTGCGCCGCGCTGATCTATCTGTTCCTGAATTTTGTCATCGTGCGCCTGCTTGGCTTGCTCGAAACGCGCCTGTCGCGCCACCTGCGCGCGGCGCGCCCGCAGCCCGCGGCGAGCCGCGCGGTTTCGGGCAGCACCGAAGCGCGTCGCGCCGCGCCCTGA
- the efeB gene encoding iron uptake transporter deferrochelatase/peroxidase subunit, whose translation MSTDHPPRPSRRGFLKAGGAAVAAGASLGTGLTTSQNAQARTQPHAPADPQLAVEPFYGAHQGGIVTPQQSHTYVAALDLSTDRREDVIALLRAWTDAAARLTQGGTAAPLPTDSAGASKAAPDSGDVLGLGPCGLTITFGFGPGLFTHEGKDRYGLAARRPDALVDLPRFNGDQLIKEKTGGDLFIQACANDQQVAFHAVRQLARLAYGTAAMRWGQAGFLSGPRGQTPRNLMGFKDGTNNPSTAKPQLMNEFVWAGASADAPWMEGGTYTVVRRIRITLEHWDNTELDFQEQVFGRHKYSGAPIGKKNEFDAVDLKAEDKDGNPVIPENSHVRLSNQASNNGAQILRRSYSYNDGTNFYIERWPPWRQETEYDAGLIFIAHQSDPRTGFIPINDRLAKFDMMNQFTTHVGSAIFAVPPGAKPGSYIGAGLFET comes from the coding sequence ATGTCAACCGATCACCCCCCGCGGCCCTCACGGCGCGGGTTTCTCAAGGCGGGCGGCGCCGCGGTCGCGGCCGGCGCGAGCCTCGGCACGGGTCTGACCACCTCGCAGAACGCGCAGGCCAGAACGCAGCCGCACGCTCCGGCCGATCCGCAACTGGCCGTCGAGCCGTTCTACGGCGCGCATCAAGGCGGCATCGTCACACCGCAGCAAAGCCACACCTATGTCGCCGCGCTCGACCTGAGCACCGACAGGCGTGAGGACGTGATCGCGCTGCTGCGCGCCTGGACCGACGCGGCCGCGCGTCTGACGCAAGGCGGCACGGCCGCGCCGCTGCCGACAGACAGCGCCGGCGCCAGCAAGGCCGCCCCCGACTCCGGCGACGTGCTCGGTCTCGGCCCGTGCGGCCTGACGATCACATTCGGCTTCGGCCCGGGTCTGTTCACGCACGAAGGCAAGGATCGCTATGGCCTCGCCGCGCGCCGCCCCGACGCGCTCGTCGATCTGCCGCGCTTTAACGGCGACCAGCTGATCAAGGAGAAAACCGGCGGCGACCTGTTCATCCAGGCCTGCGCGAACGACCAGCAAGTCGCGTTTCACGCGGTCCGGCAGTTGGCCCGTCTCGCTTACGGCACGGCGGCCATGCGCTGGGGCCAGGCCGGTTTCCTGTCGGGTCCGCGCGGTCAGACGCCGCGCAACCTGATGGGCTTCAAGGACGGCACCAACAATCCGTCCACGGCGAAGCCGCAGTTGATGAACGAATTCGTCTGGGCCGGCGCCAGCGCCGACGCGCCGTGGATGGAAGGCGGCACCTACACCGTCGTGCGGCGCATCCGCATCACGCTCGAGCACTGGGACAACACCGAGCTGGACTTTCAGGAACAGGTGTTCGGACGTCACAAATACAGCGGCGCGCCGATCGGCAAGAAGAACGAGTTCGATGCCGTGGACCTGAAGGCAGAGGACAAGGACGGCAATCCGGTGATTCCGGAGAACTCGCACGTGCGTCTGTCGAATCAGGCGAGCAACAACGGCGCGCAGATTCTGCGCCGTTCGTACTCGTATAACGACGGCACCAACTTCTATATCGAGCGCTGGCCGCCATGGCGCCAGGAAACGGAATACGACGCGGGCCTCATCTTCATTGCACACCAAAGCGACCCGCGCACCGGCTTCATTCCGATCAACGACAGGCTCGCGAAGTTCGACATGATGAACCAGTTCACGACGCACGTCGGCAGCGCGATTTTCGCCGTGCCGCCGGGCGCGAAGCCGGGCTCGTATATCGGCGCGGGATTGTTCGAGACGTAA
- a CDS encoding arylamine N-acetyltransferase family protein codes for MSHTVNLENYFARIGYDGPRAATLEVLQTLHRLHPRAIPFENLNPLTRRPVKLDLDAVERKLVTERRGGYCFEQNALFANVLLQLGFTVTPLLGRVLWGRESDAVPPRTHMVLRVDLNDAAWIADVGFGSVTLTAPLKLTAGLAQPTELGTFRLADASREALYLEVQARDESWARVYRFDLHPVEWIDYETSNWYTSTSPEAIFASNLIVCRVLPEARLALLNDQLSERAADGRLISERQLTSADELAACLRDRFGLDTGEIDIAEIFERVRTPATTT; via the coding sequence ATGTCTCATACAGTGAATCTGGAAAATTACTTTGCCCGCATAGGCTACGACGGTCCGCGCGCGGCCACGCTGGAAGTCCTGCAAACCCTTCACCGCTTGCATCCGCGCGCGATCCCGTTCGAGAACCTGAACCCGCTCACGCGGCGTCCGGTGAAGCTGGACCTCGACGCGGTGGAGCGCAAGCTCGTCACCGAACGCCGCGGCGGTTACTGTTTCGAACAGAACGCGCTGTTCGCCAACGTGCTGCTTCAGTTGGGCTTTACGGTCACGCCCTTGCTCGGGCGCGTGCTGTGGGGCCGCGAATCGGACGCCGTTCCGCCTCGCACGCATATGGTGTTGCGCGTCGACCTGAACGACGCAGCGTGGATCGCGGACGTCGGCTTCGGCAGCGTGACGCTGACCGCGCCGCTGAAGCTGACCGCGGGGCTCGCGCAGCCCACCGAGCTCGGCACGTTTCGCCTCGCCGACGCGTCGCGCGAGGCGCTCTATCTCGAAGTGCAGGCGCGCGACGAAAGCTGGGCGCGGGTCTACCGCTTCGATCTGCATCCGGTCGAGTGGATCGATTACGAAACCTCCAACTGGTACACATCGACATCGCCGGAAGCCATTTTTGCGAGCAACCTGATCGTGTGCCGCGTGTTGCCCGAGGCGCGGCTCGCGCTGCTCAACGATCAACTGAGCGAACGCGCCGCGGACGGCCGGCTCATCAGCGAGCGGCAACTCACGAGCGCCGACGAACTGGCCGCGTGTCTGCGCGATCGGTTCGGCCTCGATACCGGCGAGATCGACATCGCCGAGATATTCGAACGCGTGCGCACGCCGGCAACAACCACGTAG
- a CDS encoding HAL/PAL/TAL family ammonia-lyase: MAVIRSNRPLDWAQVAAVAAGEPLELSADARARIAAARVLVEQIVERGIRAYGVNTGVGALCDVIVSPGEQRTLSRNILMSHAVGVGAPLGVAETRAIMAAAVNNFAHGHSGIRLEVADQLVALLNADCLPEVPAFGSVGYLSHMAHIALVCIGEGYVRFRGERLKGRDALQRIGLEPLVLEAKEGLSMVNGTPCVTGLAALALARAERLLDWTDMVASMSFENLRGQLAAFDEASLALRISPGLNKVGERMRAALADSGILAAVVGHRTQDPLSMRTIPHVHGAARDVLAATAEVVDRELASITDNPIVAGTPEDPRVYSQAHAVGASIALAMDSLATAIAQVAAMAERRLDRLVNPLVSGLPAFLAEPGGTCSGFMIAQYTAASLVAQNRRLALPASLDGGITSGLQEDHLCHATPAALKALEIIDNGGRIVAIELLAATQAYDLQSIDAPRAPHTEALWQRVRRVVPAYRDDRPLADDMSIAFRMIADEAPPPLPNPGNIGPRPVTSAGGAALTPPATLTRLAAAGHVRAAASGAVNDGQAAAHMA, encoded by the coding sequence ATGGCCGTGATCCGTTCCAATCGTCCTCTCGACTGGGCTCAGGTGGCAGCGGTTGCCGCCGGCGAGCCCCTCGAACTTTCCGCCGACGCCCGCGCGCGCATCGCGGCGGCGCGCGTGCTCGTCGAACAGATCGTCGAGCGCGGGATACGCGCGTATGGCGTGAACACCGGCGTCGGCGCGCTGTGCGACGTCATCGTCTCGCCGGGTGAACAGCGCACGTTGTCGCGCAACATCCTGATGAGCCACGCGGTCGGCGTCGGCGCGCCGCTCGGTGTCGCCGAAACGCGCGCGATCATGGCCGCGGCCGTCAATAACTTCGCGCATGGTCATTCGGGTATTCGTCTCGAAGTCGCGGACCAACTGGTGGCGCTGCTCAACGCGGATTGCCTGCCCGAAGTGCCGGCGTTCGGCTCGGTCGGTTATCTGAGCCACATGGCGCATATCGCGCTCGTCTGCATCGGCGAGGGCTACGTGCGCTTTCGCGGCGAACGGCTCAAAGGACGCGACGCGCTGCAGCGCATCGGGCTCGAACCGCTCGTGCTCGAAGCCAAGGAGGGCTTGAGCATGGTCAACGGCACGCCGTGCGTCACCGGCCTCGCCGCGTTGGCGCTCGCGCGTGCCGAACGCCTGCTCGACTGGACCGATATGGTCGCCTCGATGAGCTTCGAGAATCTGCGCGGTCAGCTCGCGGCTTTCGATGAAGCATCGCTTGCCTTGCGCATCTCGCCGGGGCTGAACAAGGTCGGCGAGCGGATGCGCGCCGCGTTGGCCGACAGCGGCATTCTGGCCGCGGTGGTCGGCCATCGCACGCAGGATCCGCTGAGCATGCGGACCATTCCGCACGTGCACGGCGCCGCGCGCGATGTGCTCGCCGCGACCGCCGAGGTGGTCGATCGGGAACTCGCGTCGATTACCGATAACCCGATCGTCGCCGGTACGCCGGAGGACCCGCGCGTGTATTCGCAGGCGCACGCGGTAGGCGCCTCGATCGCGCTGGCGATGGACAGTCTCGCCACCGCGATCGCGCAGGTCGCCGCGATGGCCGAGCGGCGCCTGGACCGCCTCGTCAATCCGCTGGTCAGCGGCCTGCCGGCGTTTCTCGCCGAACCGGGCGGCACCTGCTCCGGTTTCATGATCGCGCAGTACACCGCAGCGTCGCTGGTCGCGCAGAACCGGCGTCTCGCGCTGCCCGCGAGTCTCGACGGCGGCATCACCTCGGGTTTGCAGGAAGACCACCTGTGCCATGCCACGCCCGCCGCGTTGAAGGCGCTGGAGATTATCGACAACGGCGGGCGCATCGTCGCGATCGAATTGCTGGCGGCGACGCAAGCCTACGACCTGCAAAGCATCGACGCGCCGCGCGCGCCGCACACCGAAGCGCTCTGGCAGCGCGTGCGCCGCGTCGTGCCGGCGTACCGCGACGACCGGCCGCTCGCGGACGACATGAGCATCGCCTTTCGCATGATCGCCGACGAGGCGCCGCCGCCGTTGCCGAACCCTGGTAACATTGGCCCGCGACCCGTCACGTCCGCCGGCGGCGCGGCGTTGACGCCACCGGCCACGCTCACCCGTCTGGCGGCCGCGGGCCACGTGCGCGCGGCCGCGAGCGGCGCCGTCAACGACGGGCAGGCCGCCGCACACATGGCATGA
- a CDS encoding methyltransferase family protein, with protein sequence MVARLVFQTVVWLAGMGALLFGAAGTFAWPAAWWYVIELGVLSLWIGLWLARHDPGLLAERLSPFVQKQQSRWDRMFMVGVCVAWCGWLVLMAFDAMRFHWTAPLPVVLVSLGSLCVFLCLFMCRFVFEANSYAAPVVKIQTSRGHKVIDTGPYAHVRHPMYAAALLMFIGTPLLLGSWWGLAFAPFMVIGIGWRAVREERVLAAQLDGYTDYMARVRYRFVPFVW encoded by the coding sequence ATGGTCGCGCGCCTCGTCTTCCAAACGGTGGTCTGGCTGGCGGGCATGGGCGCGCTGCTGTTCGGCGCGGCGGGCACCTTTGCATGGCCGGCCGCGTGGTGGTACGTGATCGAGTTGGGCGTGCTGAGTCTGTGGATCGGCTTGTGGCTGGCGCGTCACGATCCCGGCTTGCTAGCCGAGCGTCTGTCGCCGTTCGTGCAGAAGCAGCAAAGCCGCTGGGACCGCATGTTCATGGTGGGCGTCTGCGTGGCGTGGTGCGGCTGGCTGGTCCTGATGGCGTTCGACGCGATGCGCTTTCATTGGACCGCGCCGCTGCCGGTCGTGCTGGTCAGCTTGGGCTCGCTCTGCGTGTTCCTCTGTCTCTTCATGTGCCGCTTCGTGTTTGAGGCCAACAGCTATGCCGCGCCGGTCGTGAAGATCCAGACGAGCCGCGGGCATAAGGTGATCGACACCGGCCCCTACGCGCATGTGCGCCACCCCATGTATGCCGCCGCGCTGCTGATGTTCATCGGCACCCCCTTGTTGCTCGGGTCGTGGTGGGGACTCGCCTTCGCGCCGTTCATGGTGATCGGCATCGGCTGGCGCGCGGTGCGCGAAGAGCGCGTGCTGGCCGCGCAACTCGACGGTTATACGGACTACATGGCGCGCGTGCGTTATCGGTTCGTGCCGTTCGTCTGGTAG
- a CDS encoding ABC transporter permease — MALIQMLGFGPEGWGGVLLLAALMTVALTLAALAVGAVFGALVAAAKLSHLRTLRVVGDIYTTVFRGVPELLVIYLFYFGGSTLVTTVGQWFGAEGFVGVPPFVIGALAVGMISGAYQAEVYRSAVLAVSRGELEAARSIGMPTLTMARRILIPQVLRFALPGIGNVWQLSLKDSALISVTGLAELLRTSQVAAGSTHQYFTFFVVGGALYLLMTSISNRVFNRAEARVGRSFKRNFARN, encoded by the coding sequence ATGGCTCTGATACAGATGCTCGGCTTCGGGCCGGAAGGCTGGGGCGGCGTGTTGCTGCTCGCGGCGTTGATGACGGTCGCGCTCACCCTGGCGGCGCTCGCGGTCGGCGCCGTGTTCGGCGCGCTGGTGGCGGCGGCCAAGCTGTCGCATTTGCGCACCTTGCGCGTGGTCGGCGATATCTACACCACCGTGTTTCGCGGCGTGCCCGAACTGCTCGTCATCTATCTGTTCTATTTCGGCGGCTCGACGCTCGTCACCACTGTCGGCCAGTGGTTCGGCGCGGAAGGTTTTGTCGGCGTGCCGCCGTTCGTGATCGGCGCGCTTGCCGTGGGCATGATTTCAGGCGCCTATCAGGCCGAGGTGTATCGCTCGGCGGTGCTGGCGGTGTCGCGCGGCGAACTCGAAGCCGCGCGCTCGATCGGCATGCCCACGCTCACCATGGCGCGCCGCATCCTGATTCCTCAAGTGCTGCGTTTCGCGTTGCCCGGCATCGGCAACGTGTGGCAGTTGAGCCTGAAGGACTCGGCGCTGATCTCCGTGACGGGGCTCGCCGAATTGCTGCGCACGAGCCAGGTGGCGGCAGGGTCCACGCATCAGTACTTCACGTTCTTCGTGGTGGGCGGCGCGCTTTATCTGCTCATGACCAGCATCTCGAACCGCGTCTTCAATCGCGCCGAAGCGCGCGTGGGCCGGTCCTTCAAGCGCAACTTCGCGCGTAACTGA
- a CDS encoding ABC transporter ATP-binding protein, which yields MNATAPVALSVKNIHKSFGDHHVLKGISLDAHQGDVISILGASGSGKSTFLRCLNLLETPDDGSVALAGEELKMKRRSDGKLQPSDRRQVDRVRSQLGMVFQNFNLWSHMTVLENLIEGPMRVQKRSRAESVEEAEALLAKVGLAEKRGHYPAHLSGGQQQRVAIARALAMHPKVMLFDEPTSALDPELVGEVLRVMRSLAEEGRTMLVVTHEMGFARHVSNRVMFLHQGQVEADGTPDEVFVECKSDRFRQFVSSHQDRTTN from the coding sequence ATGAACGCTACGGCACCCGTTGCACTGTCGGTCAAGAACATTCACAAGTCGTTCGGCGATCATCACGTGCTCAAGGGCATTTCGCTCGACGCCCACCAGGGCGATGTGATCTCGATTCTCGGCGCGAGCGGCTCGGGCAAGAGCACGTTCCTGCGCTGCCTGAATCTGCTCGAGACGCCCGACGACGGCTCGGTCGCGCTGGCCGGCGAAGAACTGAAAATGAAGCGCCGCAGCGACGGCAAGCTGCAGCCGAGCGACCGCCGCCAGGTGGACCGGGTGCGCTCGCAACTCGGCATGGTGTTCCAGAACTTCAATCTCTGGTCGCATATGACGGTGCTGGAGAATCTGATCGAAGGGCCGATGCGCGTGCAAAAGCGCAGCCGCGCCGAGTCGGTCGAAGAGGCCGAGGCGCTGCTGGCGAAAGTCGGCCTCGCGGAAAAGCGCGGCCACTATCCCGCGCATCTGTCGGGCGGACAGCAGCAACGCGTGGCGATTGCGCGCGCGTTGGCGATGCATCCGAAAGTCATGCTGTTCGACGAGCCGACTTCGGCGCTCGATCCCGAACTGGTGGGCGAAGTGCTGCGCGTGATGCGCTCGCTGGCCGAAGAAGGCCGCACCATGCTGGTCGTCACGCACGAAATGGGTTTCGCGCGCCACGTGTCCAATCGCGTGATGTTTCTGCATCAGGGGCAAGTGGAAGCCGACGGCACGCCCGACGAAGTGTTCGTCGAATGCAAGTCGGATCGCTTCCGGCAATTCGTGTCGAGCCATCAGGACCGCACCACCAACTGA